The following proteins are co-located in the Clostridiales bacterium genome:
- a CDS encoding dinitrogenase iron-molybdenum cofactor biosynthesis protein, with the protein MKLALPTRQNQIDSHFGHCEYFTVFTVDDSRKEIIGQDLVGSPEGCGCKSNIAAVLAEMGVSLMLAGNMGDGAVNVLNSVGIEVMRGCSGNVREVALSWLSGTLSDSGESCHEHEHGHECHH; encoded by the coding sequence ACCTACCCGTCAAAACCAAATTGACAGTCACTTCGGACATTGCGAATATTTTACTGTATTCACTGTGGACGATAGCCGCAAAGAAATTATTGGGCAAGATCTTGTGGGCTCCCCTGAAGGCTGCGGCTGTAAATCCAATATTGCCGCTGTCCTTGCGGAAATGGGCGTCTCTCTCATGCTTGCTGGTAATATGGGTGACGGTGCCGTCAACGTATTGAACAGTGTCGGAATCGAGGTTATGAGAGGCTGCTCCGGAAATGTCAGAGAAGTTGCTCTGAGCTGGCTCAGCGGTACCTTATCTGATTCCGGAGAAAGCTGCCACGAACACGAACATGGTCATGAATGTCATCACTAA